One Natrinema sp. DC36 genomic window, AACGGGCGGGCTCCTCGTAACGGAAAGAGAGGCCGCCAACATGTCGTTCAGTTACCGTTACACTCATCAGGTGCGATTCTAGTCTGCGTACCGTTTTCGACCCATCACGCGATTTCGTCGTGCCAAACCGCAATCTAAAGACAGGGCCGACTTATGTGAGAAAATATATATTCAATAAGCTATTTATGCCAAACCCATGTCTATGTGAATCGACAGCACATGTCAGAGAGGGACGGATCCATCGAACTGGCGTACGGATTAGAAGACAAACCACCGGCGATCAAGGCGCTCTTTCTCGGCGTCCAGCACGTAGCGGCCATGATCGTTCCGGCGACGGCGGTGGCACTCATCGTCGGAGGAGCCGTCGGTGTTGGCTCAGCTGACACGGCGTTCCTGGTTCAAATGGTGCTCGTGTTCTCGGGACTCGCGACGCTCGTGCAGGTGTTCCCCATCGGTCCTGTCGGATCCCGCTTACCCGTCGTGATGGGAACGAGCTTCGCGTTCGTCGGTGCGGCGATAGCCATCGGAAGCCAATACGGTCTCGACGCCGTTTTTGGCGCGATAGTGATCGCGGCACTAGTGGAGGTACTGATCGGGTGGCAGTTCAAACGGGTTAAGAGGTTCTTCCCGCCACTGGTATCCGGACTCATCGTTATGATCATCGGCCTCTACTTGATCCCGGTGGGGATGGACTACCTCGCGGGTGGCGTTGGCGCCTCGGACTACGGCGCGTACCACAACCTCGGTCTGGGCTTGCTCGTCATCGCCGTAACCGTCGGATTGAATCTCTTTACGGACGGCCCTTTACGGATACTCAGTATCCTCATCGGTCTCATGGTCGGATACGTGGCTGCGATCGCGATGGGTATCGTCAACTTCTCGCCCGTCGCGGAAGCAAGCTGGTTCGCCGTTCCCGTCCCGGGTCGGTTCGGGTTCTCCTTCGAACCGGTGGCCATCCTGACGTTCACTGCCATTCACATCACGGCAGCGATCGAATCCGTCGGGGACATCTCCGGCATCACATCCGCCGAAGGGCGAACTCCGACCGAAGACGAGGTAACGGGCGGACTCTTCGTTGACGGAATCGGCAGCTCGATCGGCGCACTGTTCGGCGCGTTCCCGCTAACAACGTTCTCTCAGAACGTTGGTCTCATCAACTTCACCGGCGTTATGAGTCGCTACGTCGTCGGTATCAGCGGTGTCGTCCTACTGGTTCTTGGTTTTGTTCCGAAAATTAGTGCCGTCGTGACGACAATTCCGAGTGCGGTACTCGGTGGTGCCGTGCTGGTCATGTTCGGAATGGTGATGTCGAGCGGTCTTCGCCTCATCTTCTTGAACGAACGGATGAACCGACGGAACATGGTCATCATCGCGACCTCGATCGGTGCCGGCCTTGGCGTCGAGGTCCGACCTGACGCGCTCAGCGCGTTACCGGATCAGGCGACGATTTTCTTCGGAAATGCGATCATTGTGACTGCCATCGTGGCGGTCCTGCTCAACACGCTGGTACCCCGCGAGACGGAAGCCAATCTCCAAGACGCAGCCACGACGGGTGATCTCGATGAAGGTCTGGGTACCGATGCAGTTGGGTCGTCCGAAGATTAAGACGATAAGTTCACTTCTTTGAATGGGGTTCTTGGTTCTCTATTGCCGTCTAAGTGGTGTGGCGCTTACGTTCACACAGTCTGGTGTGTTCATACGTAGCGTGTACCGCTAGTCGGTCAGTCATGCTACACCATGGCAATCTATTTCACGATCGCACTGGACATTCCGCTATGCAGTTCAATCGTGTCGCAGTCACCGAACGGTCTCATCGCCGATTCCGCGAAGACACGGCGGATGAAAGGTTCTGGAACGGGGTGATGTATCGTGACCGAACGCGTTGACACCCTCGTCCGCGGGACGTTAGTCAACGTGAACACCGGAAACGTGGAGGATCGCGCCGTGGCGATCGACGACGGGATCATCGTCGCGCTGGAAGAGCGTCCCGCCGAACGTGAACTCCACGCGAAATACGTCACGCCCGGACTCATCGACGCTCACATGCACGTCGAATCGAGCATGGTGACGCTTCCACAGTACGCGGAAGCGGTCGTCCCGAACGGCGTGACAAGCGTCGTACACGATCCCCACGAAATAGCAAACGTGGTCGGCGCTGCGGGCGTCCGCGCCGTCATTCAAGACGCTGAACAGACGCCGTTGAAGGCTCGATTCACCGTTCCTTCCAGCGTCCCAGCGTCGGACCTCCAAGACTGCGGGGCGACACTCCCCGCCGAAATGGTAACTGATCTACTCGAGGAACCGAACGTCATCGCGCTCGGCGAAGTAATGGACGTTCCTGGATTGGTCGCGGGAGACGAGGACGTCCACGCGAAGATCCGAGCCGCACGGGAGCGCGGATTGACTGTCGACGGACACATGCCACAGGTCACGGGTGACGAACTACACGAGGCCGCACGGTATCTGGACAACGACCACGAGAGTATCACGCTCGCCGAGGCCCGCGAGAAAGCCGATGTCGGTCTCCGCGTCTACCTGCGCGAGGGATCGTCCAGCAAGAACCTCGCCGAACTCTTGCCGCTCACCGAGGAGATCGATACTCGGCGACTCTCGCTCTGTACAGACGACCGTGAAGTCACAGACATTATCGACGAAGGCGGCGTCGACTTCGCCATTCGGAAAGCGATCCAGGAAGGCGCAGACCCGGTTAACGCCGTACAGATGGCGACGATAAACACGGCGGAGAGTTACGACCTCCCGTTCGGAAGAGTGGAACCGGGTGCACCGGCAGATCTCGTGTTGCTCGAGGATCTGGACTCCTGGCGCGTCGACGACGTACTCATCGACGGTGAACTGAATCCGACGGAGGACGGGACTGTCCCTTCCGCGACCAATCTTCCGACGGACACGGTCGAGTTCCCCTCGGTCTCGGCGTCCGACCTCGCGATCACGGCTCGTGACAGCCGCAGTCGCACCGCTCGCGTCCGCGTCATTGACGCCGTCGGCGGCCTCCAGACCGATCCCATGACCGCCGAAGTCCCCGTACGGGAGCGCACGCTACTGCCGGATCCGGACGAAGATCTGCTCTCACTCGCTGTCATCGAGCGACACGGTGGGAACGGAGGGATCGGCCGCGGCTTCGTTCACGGGTTAGACATCGACCGCGGTGCTGTCGGGTCAACGATCGCTCACGACGCGCACAACTGCGTCGTCGCCGGCGCTGATCACGCCTCCATGGCAGCGGTCGCGAACAAACTCGAGGAGTTAGACGGCGGCGTCGTCGCGTACGATCCCCTCGACGACGAATTCGCTTCACTCGCGCTCCCGGTCGCCGGTCTGATGTCGAACGAGTCGATAGAAACTGTCTACGAGCAGTTCGAAACCGTAGAGACCCACGCCGCAGAGATCGGGATGGCAGAAACCGGACTGATGGAACTCTCTTTCCTCGCCCTCGAGGTGATTCCGACGTATCGGCTCACGAACAACGGCCTCGTAGACGTCACGGATGGCAAGTACGTGGACGTGACGATGTCGTAGCGCGTCAGAAATTCCGATACTGACAGTGCTCGGGTACCGACGACGGCGGCAGCGGAATCGCGCGCACTGTCGCTCACCGGTCAACCACGGCGGACAGGATCACGTCGTCCGCGTAGGTCCCGTCCAGCAGATAGTGATCAGCGCGTGTCGCTTCGACGGTCCAGTCGCGCTCGACGAGGAAATCGATTCCCGTCTGATTCGTGGCGGGGAGGTGCTGATACAGTTTCTCGTAGCCACAGCGGTCGGCACACTGCCGTGCGTACGCCAACAGTCTGGTCCCGATTCCCGCCTCGCGTCGCGATTCGGCGACGCCAC contains:
- a CDS encoding nucleobase:cation symporter-2 family protein gives rise to the protein MSERDGSIELAYGLEDKPPAIKALFLGVQHVAAMIVPATAVALIVGGAVGVGSADTAFLVQMVLVFSGLATLVQVFPIGPVGSRLPVVMGTSFAFVGAAIAIGSQYGLDAVFGAIVIAALVEVLIGWQFKRVKRFFPPLVSGLIVMIIGLYLIPVGMDYLAGGVGASDYGAYHNLGLGLLVIAVTVGLNLFTDGPLRILSILIGLMVGYVAAIAMGIVNFSPVAEASWFAVPVPGRFGFSFEPVAILTFTAIHITAAIESVGDISGITSAEGRTPTEDEVTGGLFVDGIGSSIGALFGAFPLTTFSQNVGLINFTGVMSRYVVGISGVVLLVLGFVPKISAVVTTIPSAVLGGAVLVMFGMVMSSGLRLIFLNERMNRRNMVIIATSIGAGLGVEVRPDALSALPDQATIFFGNAIIVTAIVAVLLNTLVPRETEANLQDAATTGDLDEGLGTDAVGSSED
- the ade gene encoding adenine deaminase, whose amino-acid sequence is MTERVDTLVRGTLVNVNTGNVEDRAVAIDDGIIVALEERPAERELHAKYVTPGLIDAHMHVESSMVTLPQYAEAVVPNGVTSVVHDPHEIANVVGAAGVRAVIQDAEQTPLKARFTVPSSVPASDLQDCGATLPAEMVTDLLEEPNVIALGEVMDVPGLVAGDEDVHAKIRAARERGLTVDGHMPQVTGDELHEAARYLDNDHESITLAEAREKADVGLRVYLREGSSSKNLAELLPLTEEIDTRRLSLCTDDREVTDIIDEGGVDFAIRKAIQEGADPVNAVQMATINTAESYDLPFGRVEPGAPADLVLLEDLDSWRVDDVLIDGELNPTEDGTVPSATNLPTDTVEFPSVSASDLAITARDSRSRTARVRVIDAVGGLQTDPMTAEVPVRERTLLPDPDEDLLSLAVIERHGGNGGIGRGFVHGLDIDRGAVGSTIAHDAHNCVVAGADHASMAAVANKLEELDGGVVAYDPLDDEFASLALPVAGLMSNESIETVYEQFETVETHAAEIGMAETGLMELSFLALEVIPTYRLTNNGLVDVTDGKYVDVTMS